The following are encoded in a window of Clostridium thermarum genomic DNA:
- a CDS encoding 50S ribosomal protein L25 yields MNILNCNIRVKNSRHDAGRIRRMGKVPGVLYGEQVKNLLFEIGEMELSREIVRQGEHGVIDVNIEGTTHRTLIKEVQKDPVTHKIIHIDLEGINPDKTIQTSVPIHFINEDKVAQSGGILQKEKSSVKIQCKASKLPKYINVDLKNLKFGDVFKLSNIELASEITFMEDVNTVIATVTGGNTNEATTSAEDASAPTEI; encoded by the coding sequence ATGAACATTTTAAATTGTAATATTCGAGTAAAAAACAGCAGGCACGATGCCGGTAGGATAAGAAGAATGGGAAAGGTTCCTGGAGTATTGTATGGAGAGCAGGTAAAGAATCTTTTATTTGAGATTGGAGAAATGGAGCTTTCCAGGGAAATAGTAAGACAGGGGGAACATGGTGTTATTGATGTAAACATCGAAGGAACTACACATAGGACCCTTATTAAAGAGGTGCAGAAGGATCCTGTAACTCATAAAATAATACATATTGACTTAGAAGGTATAAATCCAGACAAGACAATCCAAACCAGTGTACCAATACACTTTATCAATGAAGATAAGGTTGCTCAATCCGGGGGAATTCTGCAAAAGGAAAAATCCAGTGTAAAGATTCAATGTAAAGCCAGTAAGCTGCCAAAGTATATTAATGTAGATTTGAAAAATCTAAAATTCGGTGATGTATTCAAGTTGAGTAATATTGAGCTGGCAAGTGAAATAACCTTTATGGAAGATGTGAATACGGTTATTGCCACTGTAACCGGCGGCAACACCAATGAAGCAACTACATCTGCTGAAGATGCCAGTGCACCAACAGAAATTTAA
- the galU gene encoding UTP--glucose-1-phosphate uridylyltransferase GalU gives MKVKKAIIPAAGLGTRFLPATKAQPKEMLPIVDKPTIQYIIEEAVASGIEEILIITGRNKRAIEDHFDKSVELEKELESSGKEELLTMAREISNMANIYYIRQKEPKGLGHAINCAKTFVGKEPFAVMLGDDVVDSEVPCLKQLIDCYNEFKTTILGVQTVPMEDVCKYGIVKGMHIEDRVYKVKDLVEKPRVEEAPSNIAILGRYIITPQIFDILSNTAPGKGGEIQLTDALKTLINQEAMYAYNFEGRRYDVGDKLGFLQASVEFALKRDDLKHSFMEYLVSLKNDPRFSQLYDEIANK, from the coding sequence GTGAAAGTGAAAAAGGCTATCATACCTGCTGCAGGCTTGGGAACAAGATTTCTTCCTGCCACAAAAGCACAACCAAAGGAAATGTTACCAATCGTAGATAAACCAACAATTCAGTATATAATTGAAGAGGCGGTAGCTTCTGGCATAGAAGAAATACTCATAATTACTGGACGAAACAAAAGAGCCATAGAGGACCACTTTGATAAGTCTGTGGAATTAGAGAAGGAACTAGAAAGCAGCGGAAAAGAAGAGCTGTTAACCATGGCAAGAGAGATTTCCAATATGGCGAATATATATTACATAAGACAGAAGGAACCAAAGGGACTTGGGCATGCTATAAACTGTGCAAAGACCTTTGTGGGCAAGGAACCCTTTGCAGTTATGTTAGGCGATGACGTAGTAGACAGTGAGGTACCCTGCTTAAAACAATTGATAGATTGCTACAATGAATTTAAGACAACTATTCTGGGAGTACAGACGGTGCCCATGGAGGATGTTTGTAAGTATGGTATTGTAAAGGGAATGCACATCGAAGACAGGGTATACAAGGTAAAAGACCTGGTAGAAAAACCAAGAGTTGAAGAAGCCCCATCCAACATAGCCATATTAGGAAGATACATAATAACACCTCAAATCTTTGATATTTTAAGTAATACTGCACCGGGTAAAGGCGGGGAAATTCAGCTGACAGATGCACTAAAAACTTTAATCAATCAGGAAGCCATGTATGCTTATAATTTTGAAGGCCGTAGATATGATGTGGGCGACAAATTAGGTTTCCTTCAAGCCAGCGTTGAGTTTGCACTAAAGAGAGATGACCTTAAGCACTCCTTTATGGAATACTTGGTTTCTTTGAAGAATGATCCAAGATTTAGCCAGTTGTATGACGAAATTGCTAATAAATAG
- a CDS encoding tetratricopeptide repeat protein: MLSRSYLSSKLSSLLFLNINKNILAKLFNCSLGDNLYLPLKANEIINEVKSENPLEEIPIKFFVEGMYYVIGCDNDFKHSEEYKNLLTINEWCSKLVKGIIAAYIKESNYLDGYILLRGLYITSPQVDIFEKMLWCLQCEFKKDKKLGDELKNLIEYGKTMKYPYAYLCESQLLYEDGKYADAKDSLNLFFSFGGESSEEILNFSNELRKLSDLEIGRENIRSNPKYALELLLPLLEHLEEDAYLYYYIAVAYRNLGLSPKAIYYLNECMRLDNTIVDVFNELGLNYACLGDYDTAIAYFRKVFEATRSVELCTNLIMCYFNKGDIDAAHAHLEIAKKIDGDDEILKSIEKMLRGNITNDGD, encoded by the coding sequence ATGTTAAGCAGAAGTTATTTATCATCTAAACTGTCAAGTTTACTTTTTTTAAATATAAATAAGAATATTTTGGCAAAACTGTTCAATTGTAGCCTGGGTGATAATTTGTATTTACCCTTAAAAGCGAATGAAATAATAAATGAAGTTAAGTCTGAGAATCCTCTTGAGGAAATACCAATTAAATTTTTCGTTGAAGGAATGTACTATGTTATTGGATGCGACAATGACTTTAAGCATTCAGAAGAGTACAAGAACCTTCTGACTATAAATGAATGGTGTTCAAAGTTGGTTAAAGGTATTATTGCAGCTTATATTAAAGAATCCAATTATTTGGATGGGTATATATTACTGCGTGGTCTTTATATCACAAGTCCACAAGTGGATATTTTTGAAAAAATGTTATGGTGTCTTCAGTGTGAGTTTAAGAAGGACAAAAAACTCGGAGATGAACTAAAAAACCTAATTGAATATGGCAAGACAATGAAGTATCCTTATGCCTATTTGTGTGAAAGTCAACTACTTTATGAAGATGGTAAATATGCAGATGCAAAGGATAGCTTGAATTTATTCTTTAGTTTTGGAGGTGAAAGTTCAGAGGAAATTCTAAACTTTAGCAATGAACTCAGGAAGTTATCGGATTTGGAAATTGGTAGAGAAAATATCAGAAGTAATCCAAAGTACGCGCTGGAGTTATTATTGCCGCTATTGGAGCATTTGGAGGAAGATGCCTATCTATATTACTATATAGCTGTAGCCTATAGAAACCTAGGCTTAAGCCCAAAGGCAATTTATTATTTAAATGAGTGTATGAGATTAGACAATACAATAGTCGATGTGTTCAATGAGTTAGGCTTAAACTATGCCTGCTTGGGCGATTATGATACAGCCATTGCATATTTCAGAAAGGTATTTGAAGCTACAAGATCTGTAGAATTATGCACCAATTTAATAATGTGCTATTTTAACAAAGGAGATATAGATGCAGCTCATGCTCATTTAGAAATAGCAAAAAAAATTGATGGAGATGACGAAATTTTAAAAAGCATCGAAAAAATGTTAAGGGGGAACATAACAAACGATGGAGATTAA
- a CDS encoding YveK family protein translates to MEIKEYINILKKRFLLIVVITLLSTFTSAVFSYLIIKPTYKADISVIIGKKEDSQATNYNYNDVMMYQKLVKTYSIMTTSRTVVEDVIEKQNLDLSIGEVQKMISVSPKGDTQFLTITVKSKNAETAQIIANQLAKSLKEIGQDVLSEDNVHILDEALLPTSPDSPKPLLNTAIAFFLGMMVSIGLVFLLEYLDNTVKTQEDIERLIGVPVIGIIPLVQVEE, encoded by the coding sequence ATGGAGATTAAAGAGTATATAAATATATTGAAAAAGAGATTTCTGCTTATAGTGGTTATTACTCTTCTAAGTACTTTTACCAGTGCAGTTTTCAGCTATCTTATAATTAAGCCTACCTATAAAGCTGATATATCTGTAATAATTGGTAAAAAAGAAGACAGTCAAGCTACCAACTATAATTATAATGATGTAATGATGTATCAAAAGTTGGTAAAAACTTATAGTATCATGACAACCTCTCGTACAGTGGTTGAGGATGTAATTGAAAAGCAAAATCTAGATCTGAGTATTGGAGAAGTCCAAAAAATGATATCTGTGTCACCAAAGGGAGATACCCAATTTCTAACTATAACCGTCAAATCAAAAAACGCCGAAACTGCACAGATTATTGCCAATCAGTTGGCTAAATCCTTAAAGGAGATAGGCCAGGATGTTTTAAGTGAAGACAATGTTCATATATTAGACGAGGCACTTTTACCTACCTCACCGGATTCTCCTAAACCACTTCTAAATACTGCGATTGCATTTTTTCTAGGAATGATGGTATCCATTGGATTGGTGTTCCTGTTAGAATATTTGGATAATACTGTTAAAACTCAAGAGGATATCGAAAGACTCATTGGTGTACCGGTTATTGGTATAATACCTTTGGTTCAAGTAGAGGAATAA
- a CDS encoding CpsD/CapB family tyrosine-protein kinase translates to MLKNLITFKNPKSRAAEAFRTLRTNLQFSNLDASVKSIVVTSSGPSEGKSTVLINLAITIAQSGKKVIVVDCDLRKSTVHKKLGLPNSEGLTNLLIQDKKFEELILPTNVPNLFVLTSGPTPPNPAELLGTKKMKALLSELNKVFDMVLIDAPPVIAVTDAQILSTLVDGTMIVTSYGTTEKFGLAKTKELLDKVGAKILGVVINKVPEKSEHYYYGRYYESYYKSNE, encoded by the coding sequence ATGCTAAAGAATTTGATTACTTTCAAAAATCCAAAATCCAGGGCCGCTGAGGCATTTCGAACTTTAAGAACAAATCTTCAGTTTTCAAATTTGGATGCTTCCGTTAAATCTATAGTTGTAACTTCCTCTGGACCTTCCGAAGGAAAAAGTACGGTTTTGATTAATCTGGCTATAACAATAGCCCAAAGTGGCAAAAAGGTCATCGTTGTGGACTGCGATTTGAGAAAATCTACAGTTCATAAAAAGCTAGGTTTGCCAAATTCTGAAGGATTAACAAATCTTTTGATACAGGACAAAAAATTTGAAGAACTTATACTTCCAACTAATGTACCCAACTTATTCGTTCTAACCAGTGGGCCTACACCGCCAAATCCGGCAGAACTATTGGGAACAAAGAAAATGAAAGCACTTTTATCTGAACTAAATAAGGTCTTTGACATGGTATTGATTGATGCGCCTCCGGTTATTGCCGTTACTGACGCACAGATACTATCTACACTTGTAGACGGCACTATGATAGTTACCAGCTATGGAACTACTGAGAAATTTGGCTTAGCAAAAACTAAGGAATTATTAGATAAAGTAGGTGCGAAAATTTTAGGAGTGGTTATAAATAAGGTACCTGAAAAGTCAGAGCACTATTACTACGGCAGATATTACGAGAGCTATTACAAGTCGAATGAATAA
- a CDS encoding tyrosine-protein phosphatase encodes MIDFHSHIMPGVDDGSSDIDMTMDMLENSLSQGVEYICATPHFIVGEYELQWEKYQEKLKLMQEKAEGKIEIIQGMEIYINPDLPRLYSEKKIWGFNNKKYLLIELPMQQFPIYTEKIFYELRLLGAAPILAHPERNLSIMKKPELLIDLIEQGNLAQMNAGSLAGIYGTDIKKFAEKLVGMNLIHMLGSDAHNNTRRNTNIKQGYNRIKELNKDLYNWIIGHEKMMLEGISVELPEIILNKKKKGFFSFFRK; translated from the coding sequence TTGATAGATTTCCATTCTCATATAATGCCCGGAGTTGATGATGGTTCCAGTGATATTGATATGACCATGGATATGCTTGAGAATTCACTGAGTCAAGGTGTGGAGTATATTTGTGCTACTCCACACTTTATTGTAGGTGAATATGAGTTACAATGGGAAAAATATCAAGAGAAGCTTAAGCTTATGCAAGAAAAGGCTGAAGGTAAAATAGAGATTATACAAGGCATGGAAATATATATAAATCCAGATTTGCCAAGGCTGTATTCGGAAAAGAAAATATGGGGATTCAACAATAAAAAGTACTTACTGATTGAACTGCCCATGCAGCAGTTTCCAATCTACACAGAAAAAATTTTCTATGAACTTAGACTCTTAGGGGCTGCTCCTATATTGGCCCATCCTGAAAGAAACCTTAGCATAATGAAGAAACCTGAGCTGCTTATAGACCTGATAGAACAAGGCAATCTGGCTCAAATGAATGCCGGTAGTCTTGCTGGCATATATGGAACAGATATAAAGAAGTTCGCTGAAAAGCTGGTTGGTATGAATCTGATTCATATGCTAGGAAGCGATGCCCATAATAATACACGAAGGAATACTAATATTAAACAAGGCTATAATAGAATCAAAGAGTTGAATAAGGACTTATATAATTGGATAATTGGACATGAAAAAATGATGCTTGAGGGAATATCTGTAGAGCTACCGGAAATAATATTAAATAAAAAGAAAAAAGGCTTCTTTAGCTTTTTTAGAAAATAA
- a CDS encoding phospho-sugar mutase encodes MHYREKYDLWINSALIDVKTKEELSTINDEKELEDRFYKDLEFGTGGLRGVIGAGSNRMNVYTVGKATQGFADYLNKTYSGEKSVAIAYDSRNMSREFAEAAAEILSANNIKVYLFESLRPTPMLSFTVRELGCKGGIVITASHNPKQYNGYKVYGEDGGQVTDKAAKEILSYIEGVDTFDKINKTCLEEAVKAEKVVIIGEEVDKVYIDKVKGLTIREDLVKNSAKDLKIIYTPIHGSGNVPVRRVLKELGYSNVHVVKEQELPDGNFPTAPYPNPEEPKVFSIAMDMAKDIQPDIIFGTDPDCDRIGVVVKTSNGDYKVLTGNQTGILLTHYILMSMKELGRLPENGIVIKTIVTTEMARNIAADYNTELLDVLTGFKYIGEKIKEFEKTKKNTYIFGFEESYGYLAGDFVRDKDAVIAAMLICEMTLYYKSKGMSLYEALVQLYNKYGFYKEDLISIELQGKEGQEKITKALDYLRNSMGNSVNGVSINKKFDYKSSLEYDFVEGAERGIDLPKSNVLKFILSDGSWFVVRPSGTEPKMKVYISVVSDSLENADSKLKDFKTAVMKLIEEACNN; translated from the coding sequence ATGCATTATAGAGAAAAATATGATCTGTGGATTAATTCTGCTTTAATTGATGTTAAGACAAAGGAAGAATTAAGTACAATAAATGATGAAAAGGAATTAGAAGACAGATTTTATAAGGATTTAGAATTTGGTACTGGTGGATTAAGAGGCGTTATTGGTGCCGGATCAAACAGAATGAATGTTTATACTGTAGGTAAGGCAACACAGGGCTTTGCTGACTATTTAAATAAAACATATTCCGGAGAAAAATCAGTAGCTATAGCCTATGATTCCAGAAATATGTCTAGGGAATTTGCTGAGGCTGCAGCTGAAATTCTAAGTGCAAATAATATAAAGGTATACCTTTTTGAAAGTCTAAGACCTACACCAATGCTCTCATTTACAGTAAGGGAATTAGGGTGCAAGGGTGGTATAGTAATAACTGCTTCACATAATCCAAAGCAATACAACGGATATAAGGTGTATGGAGAAGATGGGGGCCAGGTTACTGACAAGGCTGCAAAGGAAATACTGTCCTACATAGAAGGAGTAGACACCTTTGATAAGATAAATAAAACTTGTCTAGAAGAAGCTGTTAAAGCAGAGAAAGTAGTTATAATTGGGGAAGAAGTAGATAAGGTTTATATAGATAAGGTAAAGGGGCTAACAATAAGAGAAGATCTGGTTAAAAATTCTGCTAAGGATTTGAAGATTATATATACACCTATTCATGGAAGCGGAAACGTTCCTGTTAGAAGAGTTTTAAAGGAACTTGGATATTCAAATGTGCATGTGGTAAAAGAGCAGGAGTTGCCTGACGGAAACTTCCCAACAGCTCCATATCCTAACCCTGAGGAACCAAAGGTCTTCAGCATAGCAATGGACATGGCTAAAGATATCCAGCCGGATATAATATTTGGTACAGATCCTGACTGTGACAGAATCGGAGTAGTGGTAAAGACAAGCAACGGAGACTATAAGGTGCTTACCGGAAATCAGACCGGTATACTGCTTACTCATTATATTTTAATGTCTATGAAGGAGTTAGGCAGATTACCTGAAAATGGCATAGTTATAAAGACAATAGTAACCACTGAGATGGCAAGAAACATAGCAGCTGACTACAACACAGAATTACTGGACGTACTGACAGGCTTTAAGTACATTGGTGAAAAAATAAAAGAATTTGAAAAGACAAAGAAGAATACTTATATATTTGGTTTTGAGGAAAGTTATGGCTACTTGGCGGGAGACTTTGTTCGTGATAAGGATGCGGTTATTGCAGCTATGCTGATCTGCGAAATGACCTTATATTATAAGTCAAAGGGAATGTCCCTATATGAAGCACTAGTACAGTTATATAATAAATATGGTTTCTATAAAGAAGACCTTATCTCTATTGAACTGCAAGGTAAGGAAGGTCAGGAAAAGATCACTAAGGCTCTTGATTATTTAAGAAATTCAATGGGGAACAGTGTAAATGGTGTTTCAATCAACAAAAAGTTTGATTATAAGTCAAGTTTAGAATATGACTTCGTAGAGGGCGCAGAAAGAGGAATTGACCTACCTAAATCAAATGTATTGAAGTTCATATTAAGTGATGGCTCATGGTTTGTGGTTAGACCATCAGGTACAGAACCTAAGATGAAGGTATATATTTCTGTAGTTTCAGATTCTCTTGAAAATGCAGACAGTAAACTTAAGGATTTCAAGACTGCAGTTATGAAACTTATTGAAGAAGCATGTAACAATTAA
- a CDS encoding aminotransferase class I/II-fold pyridoxal phosphate-dependent enzyme, producing the protein MYKLDQNKTPLFDALMEYVNRGTIPFHVPGHKKGTGIDEEFKNFIGENPFKIDVTVFKLVDSLHHPTGPIKKAQELAADAYGSDACFFSIHGTSGAIQTMIMTVVGDGDKIIIPRNVHKSVTSGIIMSGAIPIFMNPEFDKRVGIAQGVTPVTVEETLRAHPDAKAVLIINPTYYGVATDIKKIADIVHNYDIPLLVDEAHGPHLSFNDRLPLSAMAGGADMCAQSTHKIIGALTQCSLLQVRSERIDIRRVQQVLNLLHTTSPSYILMASLDCARRQIALHGKELLDRAIDLANYARSEINKIQGLYCFGEELIGNPGVYAIDPTKLTITCRDLGITGYDLDMILVNKYHIQVEMSDLYNVLAVGSFGDTKENIDKLINALREISSEYAGKQEIIKQDFIDIPDIPPASLNPRQAFNSKKAPVVLKDSIGAISGEFLLAYPPGIPVLCPGEIITEEIVEYIQRLKAAGLYVQGTEDPLVENIKVVLK; encoded by the coding sequence TTGTATAAGTTAGATCAAAATAAAACCCCATTATTTGATGCCTTAATGGAGTATGTGAACCGTGGGACGATACCCTTTCACGTACCTGGTCATAAAAAGGGAACCGGTATAGATGAAGAGTTTAAAAACTTCATTGGAGAAAATCCATTTAAAATTGATGTGACAGTATTCAAGTTGGTAGACAGCCTTCATCATCCTACGGGACCAATAAAGAAAGCCCAGGAGTTGGCGGCTGATGCCTATGGATCAGACGCTTGTTTCTTCTCAATACATGGCACTTCGGGAGCCATTCAAACCATGATTATGACCGTAGTTGGTGACGGTGATAAGATAATTATTCCAAGAAATGTTCATAAATCCGTTACCTCCGGTATAATCATGAGCGGAGCCATACCAATCTTTATGAACCCCGAGTTTGACAAGAGGGTTGGTATCGCCCAGGGCGTTACTCCGGTGACCGTGGAAGAAACCTTAAGAGCCCATCCTGATGCTAAGGCTGTACTTATAATAAATCCAACTTACTACGGTGTTGCTACAGATATAAAGAAAATTGCTGATATTGTTCACAATTATGATATACCACTGCTGGTAGATGAAGCCCACGGACCACATCTTAGCTTTAATGACAGGTTGCCCCTTTCGGCTATGGCAGGCGGTGCAGATATGTGCGCCCAAAGCACTCATAAAATTATTGGAGCCTTAACCCAATGTTCACTTCTACAAGTACGATCAGAACGTATCGATATAAGAAGAGTGCAGCAGGTGCTTAATTTGCTCCATACCACCTCACCATCCTATATTTTGATGGCATCTTTGGATTGTGCCAGAAGGCAAATTGCCCTTCATGGAAAAGAACTCTTAGATAGGGCCATAGACCTTGCCAATTATGCCAGAAGTGAGATCAATAAAATTCAGGGATTATATTGTTTTGGAGAAGAGCTTATAGGTAACCCTGGGGTTTATGCCATAGATCCCACCAAACTCACTATAACCTGCAGAGATTTAGGTATAACCGGCTATGACCTGGATATGATCTTGGTCAATAAATATCATATCCAAGTTGAGATGTCCGACTTGTATAATGTTCTGGCTGTTGGCTCCTTTGGTGATACTAAAGAAAATATAGATAAACTAATAAATGCTCTGAGAGAAATCAGCAGCGAATATGCTGGCAAGCAGGAAATAATAAAACAAGATTTTATAGATATACCGGATATACCGCCGGCTTCCTTAAATCCTCGACAGGCCTTTAATTCTAAAAAGGCTCCTGTAGTACTTAAGGATAGTATTGGTGCTATCAGCGGCGAATTTCTGCTGGCTTATCCTCCAGGGATACCGGTATTATGCCCAGGAGAGATCATCACCGAAGAAATTGTAGAGTATATTCAGAGATTAAAGGCTGCAGGATTATATGTGCAGGGTACTGAAGACCCCTTGGTGGAAAATATTAAGGTTGTGCTAAAATAA